From the genome of Atribacteraceae bacterium, one region includes:
- a CDS encoding sugar ABC transporter ATP-binding protein: MAHDGNILTTVALCKNYPGVRALDSVDFDLRYGEVHALVGQNGAGKSTLIEIIAGSIRPDSGAIVYEGSTYSSFDPWQSIDLGIQTVHQENLLVEELSVAENMFLYDLPTRKGGFVQYGECISCTQQLLQSLGMKIPPEKRVAQLSFVEQKLVSIARAFSRSLKLLILDEPTASLDEQGKNILFQVIERHKAKGLSIIYISHNLYEIFEVCDRVTVLKDGKKVATQLVKEVTMRDVVRNMIGSSQTSLYKRDKSSAPVKGIEVLRVENYCRQERVRNVSFQVRKGEIFGLAGLVGSGRTELARLLFGIDQKDAGRLFFHEKEITLQNPSDAIRKGIGYLTEDRKGDGLLLSRPIVENVSLVSLAKVHQFLLTLPWERREVDALSKQMNIKTPSIDQLVVNLSGGNQQKVVIAKWLLADSEVLIIDEPTVGVDVGAKVEIYRMIEQLAGQGKSIVMISSDNPELMAVCDRVGVMRNGELIVILEGDEMTEENILHYAMGVYEEMEVPG, from the coding sequence ATGGCACATGATGGGAATATCCTCACCACCGTTGCATTGTGCAAGAATTACCCTGGGGTTCGGGCACTCGATTCGGTGGATTTCGATCTTCGTTATGGAGAAGTTCACGCCTTGGTCGGCCAAAACGGAGCCGGGAAATCGACTCTGATCGAGATCATCGCCGGGTCGATCCGGCCGGATAGTGGGGCGATTGTTTACGAAGGATCCACCTATTCCTCATTTGATCCCTGGCAGTCAATCGATTTGGGAATCCAGACGGTTCACCAGGAAAACTTGCTGGTGGAGGAGCTTTCGGTGGCCGAAAACATGTTTCTGTACGACCTGCCGACCAGAAAGGGAGGATTCGTGCAGTATGGAGAATGTATCAGCTGTACGCAACAGCTGCTGCAGTCGTTGGGCATGAAAATCCCTCCCGAAAAGCGGGTGGCTCAACTCTCCTTCGTGGAGCAAAAATTGGTCAGCATCGCCCGGGCGTTTTCCCGTTCTTTGAAACTGTTGATCCTGGACGAACCGACCGCTTCGCTTGACGAGCAGGGAAAAAATATACTTTTCCAGGTGATCGAACGGCATAAAGCCAAAGGATTGAGTATCATCTATATCTCTCATAACCTCTACGAAATATTCGAAGTGTGTGACCGGGTTACTGTACTCAAGGATGGGAAGAAGGTTGCCACCCAACTGGTCAAAGAGGTGACGATGCGCGATGTGGTGAGGAATATGATCGGAAGTTCCCAGACGTCACTCTACAAACGGGACAAAAGCTCAGCTCCAGTCAAGGGAATCGAGGTGTTGAGGGTAGAAAACTATTGCCGGCAGGAACGGGTCCGAAATGTGTCCTTCCAGGTCAGGAAGGGCGAGATCTTTGGACTGGCCGGTTTGGTCGGTTCCGGGCGAACCGAGTTGGCCCGTTTGCTTTTCGGAATAGACCAGAAGGATGCCGGCCGGCTTTTCTTTCACGAGAAGGAGATTACCCTCCAGAATCCCTCTGATGCCATTAGGAAGGGTATTGGGTATCTTACCGAAGACCGTAAAGGTGACGGATTATTGTTAAGCCGCCCGATCGTGGAAAACGTCAGCCTGGTTTCGCTGGCCAAGGTACATCAGTTTCTCCTGACTCTCCCCTGGGAACGCCGTGAGGTCGATGCCTTATCCAAGCAGATGAATATTAAGACCCCTTCCATCGATCAGTTGGTCGTCAATCTCAGTGGTGGGAACCAGCAAAAGGTGGTTATTGCCAAGTGGCTGCTGGCCGATTCAGAGGTCTTGATCATTGATGAGCCGACGGTGGGGGTGGACGTGGGAGCCAAGGTGGAAATCTACCGGATGATCGAACAATTGGCCGGACAGGGGAAAAGTATCGTGATGATTTCATCGGACAATCCCGAGCTGATGGCGGTGTGCGACCGGGTTGGGGTGATGCGTAACGGTGAACTGA